DNA sequence from the Methanolobus psychrophilus R15 genome:
GAAGGTGCTTGGGCAGTTCTCCGATCTTTACATAATAACAGAGACAGAAGGGAAACTTGTGCTGGTGGACCAGCACGCAGCTCACGAGCGCATTATGTACGAGCAGGTGCTCAGGATGCGGGATATGGGCTGGCAGGAGCTTATCACTCCCGTGACCCTTGAGCTCAGTACAAAGGAAATGGCCATTATAGAGGACTATATACCTTTCCTGGAGCAGATCGGCTTTTCTATATCCGAGTTCGGGCCCGGCAGCTATGTGGTCACGACAGTGCCAAGCATTTTTGGCAGGCTGGAGGACCCCGAAATCGTTCACGATATCATCTCGGACCTGGTATCAGGCGGGAGGATCAAAGAGGACACACAGGTTTATGACCGCCTGTGCAGCACCATGGCCTGCAGGGCGGCGATAAAAGCAGGTGCGGTGTGCACCCAGGAGCAGATGCTCGGGCTTCTGAGGCAACTGATGTTATGCGACAATCCATATACATGTCCGCATGGAAGGCCTACTATGGTATCCTTCACAAAGGAGGAGCTGGGTAAGATGTTTGGCAGGACATGACTTGTCGGTAAATTTTAAAAGTATGAACTACAATTGACCTGAGATGATCGACCCGGTAAACAAATCCAAGATCCCAGAAGAATGGCTTGAACGCTCACAAATGCCCCGCAAGGAACTGGAAGAAGGCATAAGGAGCGGAATGCTGGTTGTACTTAGCAATGGCTCGGTGTTAAGGAGAGGTTATACTACCGGGACAACGGCTGCAATTGCTGCAAAGGCTGCGGTGCTCTCTCTTGGCACGGATGTAACCCATGTATCCGTGCCCACTCCGGTAGGTTTGCGGGCCGAACTCAATGTCAAAGCAAGCAAGGGGCATGCTGTTGCAGTCAAGATCAATAACGATCATGAATCTGATATCACCCGCGGGCTTGAATTCGCTGCTGACGCCAAGGAAGCCGATGGTATTGTGGTGAATGCCGGCCAGGGTGTCGGTATCGTCACACGCAGCGGGCTTGAATCCAAGAAAGGGCAGCCTGCCATCAATCCGCGGCCCATGGAGCAAATAGTTGCCTCCATAACAGAGGCTGTGGAAGAGCTGAACCTCAGGGGTGCTGAAGTTACCATCTATCTCCCGCAGGGAAAGGAAATCGCGAAGCAGACTCTCAACAATCGCATAGGTATCGTTGATGGCATATCAATCCTCGGGACCACCGGTTTTGTAGAGCCCTGGAACGACCATCTTGGGGAGATGAAAGGGGACCTGATAAGAGAGTCCGATAAAGTGGTACTTACCACCGGCAGGATAGGCATCAGGTATTCCACCATGCTCTTCCCGGAATATACTGTCGTGCTTGCCGGAAGCCGCATCGATGAAGCTCTTGAGGCTGCAACCGGGGACGTTGTCATATGCGGCCTGCCAGGTCTTGTCCTGAAGTGGGGAAACCCTGACATGCTCAAAGACAGCGGGTTTGCCACTGTTGTTGAGATGCTTGAACTTGACCCCGGCAACGAGCGGCTCAGGAAAGCCTTTGAGATGGCAATAGAAAAAGGCAAAGGAGCACGCATCGTCGTTGTTGACCGCGACGGAACAGTCCTCATGGACAGCGGGGATGGAATATGATCATCGTAGGTGTGGGTGTCGGTCCGAAGATGCTGACCCAGGAGGCCATAGATGTCATCAGTGCCGCCCATGTGGTCTATGGTTCTGAAAGGGCCATAGGGCTTGCCAGGGATCACATTAAGTGTGAAGCTCACCCTATCAAGAGTTTCAAGAACCTGCATCTTTTGCCCGCGGATGCAGTTGTACTCTCTACCGGAGATCCCATGTTCTCCGGACTGGGAAAATTCGCAGGAGAACATGACAGGGTGGTCACCGGCGTTTCATCAATACAGGCATCATGTGCACGCTTCCATGTGGAGATGTCAAATCTCGCCATGATAACAGCACACGGCAGGGATCCGGCTCCGGCAAAAGAAGCCCTCATCCGTGAACTGTCTATGGGAAAGAATATTTTCCTGTTACCTGCTGACAACTTCGGACCTGCTGAGGTCGCAGGGATTCTGAAAGGAATGGATATCGATGCGAAAATATGCATCTATGAGGATATTGGCTACCCTGATGAACGGTCCGCAGTCGGCACTGTGAGCGAGCCGCCTCTGAATAAGTCGGATGTGTACTGTTTGATGGTTGTCAGATAATATCAAGTAAAGTTACTTTTTTTAAGCTCTGTTTTATAATTATATGTGCGGTTTTGAAGGACTGTGTGAACTGAATTTTCTCATAGCAGTCTATTATCAACACATATGTGGGTATATAAGTTATTTCAACATGGATGGTTGCTAGTAAAAGTGATAATATATCTTAACTTTAAACTCTATCGTTATGTTTATTTACCATAACATAATACCTGATATACGTCTAGTCAATTATACTTGATTTAGTGGTGTTATAAAAAGGAAGGTGATATTAGTTGCATATATTCGAAGGTTTTCTACCCTCTCCCTGGTGGCAGATATGGTTTGTCGTTTCCATTCCTGTTATAATGTATGGTATCTATCAGATGAACAAACTGGTGAGTCAAAGACGTGAAATAGTGCCTTTGCTTGCTGTTGCGGGTGCGTTTATATTCGTGATGTCGTCCCTGAAACTTCCTTCTGTGACTGGCAGTTCCTCACATCCTACAGGTACCGGGATGGCAGCTATCCTCTTCGGACCGGCTGTTACTTCTGTTCTAAGTGTGATCGTGCTCTTGTATCAGTCCCTGTTCCTGGCACATGGCGGTCTGACTACTCTGGGCGCCAACGTGTTCTCAATGGGCATCGCAGGTCCTTTTGTTGCTTACGCATTCTATAAGATGGCATCAAAGGCAGGTATGAATTTCTACCTGAACGTATTCCTTGCCACTGCAATTGCCAACTGGGTAACGTATGTCATAACTTCCTTACAGCTTGCTCTAGCCTTTCCCTTCGAAGGGAGCGTATTTGCATCATTCAAAATGTTTGCCCTTGTATTTGCAACAACCCAGGTCCCTCTTGCTATCATGGAAGGAGCTCTGACAGCACTGATAATGAAGTATGTGGTACAGGTCAAGAGCGATGTGCTGGTGGGCCTTAATGTGCTCACCTCCTCAGCAGCCACAAAACTAAGGGAGGCCATGGAATGAAGCTTGAATACCTTGTTGCCATAGTCGTGATACTCTTTGCAGCACAGTTCTTCTATGGTGTAGCCAATAATCCTGATTCGGAATTCGGCGGTGCGGATGGTGAGGCTGCAGACATGATAGCTGAGATGAATCCTGATTATGAACCGTGGTTCGGAGGCATTGGCTTTGAACCACCAGGAGGCGAGACAGAAAGCCTGCTCTTTGCTCTTCAGGCCGCGTTCGGTGCTGTTGTAATCGGATACACGATTGGCTACTATAAGGGAAAAGGCGAGAAGAATTGAATGATGTTGTGCTTTTCCGGGGAAAGGCACAAATTCTTTTCTTTTCCTTTCTCTTTTTTCATTTTCATGCTCTATCTATACTGGCACTGGATATGATGCCCACTTGTCCGCGAATACAAATATCTCTTGATCTTACTGATATCCTGTAAACATCACAGTTCTTATCGATATTGATTCATAACGAAATGCTTATCTAGAAGGTACTGTATTTTCTTTCTTTATACTTGTACAATAGCAGGTAAGATCCGTTCTATTTATTGGTTAGTTTTAAGCTGGTTTGGAAAATGACACATATCCTGGATGACTATGCCGTATCGAGCCCTCTCAGGTACAGGAACAACTGGCTCAAATTAGCTGTTGTTACTTTTGGTATCCTTGCAGGTGTTTCTTCCAACTCTCCCTTTGTTCCTCTTGTAATAGCTGTGTGCATGAGTTTCGCAACAGTTTACTTTGGCAAGGTCCCTGCAGGTCCCTATTTACGAATACTGGCAGCACCTGCAGGTTTTGTCTTGGTGAGTGCTGTAATAATAGCATTTTTCTTTGGAGAGGGGGCGAAGTTATTTTCCTTTGAGGTTCTGGGCTTTACTCTGGGTGTAGGTTCTACCGGTCTCAATATGGCCCTGCTGGTACTTGCACGGACTCTGGGAGGTATGTCCTGCCTTCTCTTCCTGTCCCTTACCACGCCTATGATAGAACTGTTCTCGGTCCTAAAGGCAACAAGAATTCCTGACTCGTTCATTGAGATATCGATGATGATGTATCGCTATATCTTTGTCTTCCTGGAGGTGGCTATGGGTGTGAAGTATGCTCAGACTGTCCGGCTGGGATATAAGGATTTCAGGACATCCTTCCGGTCTGTGGCCATGCTTGGGACTAATCTTTTCATCAGGTCATGGGAGCAGGGGGAAAAACTATATGTGTCAATGAACTCAAGGTGCTATGACGGGAAGCTGACCATGCTTGATGAGAAAAGACCAGTCCGGCTACCCGATATCGTGCTGACATGCGGTTATTTTACGCTTGTGCTGGCTGTTTTCTATTTTACAAGAGGTATATCCTTTATCTGAGGTAAAAACATGGTCGTTCTGGAAACAAAGGATCTCAGTTACTCTTACCCTGATGGCACCCTCGCTCTTGAGGATATCAATATAAAGATCGAAAAGGGAAAGAAAATAGCATTTGTCGGTCGCAACGGCTCTGGCAAATCCACGCTTTTCCTTGCCCTTAACGGAACCCACCGCCCTCAGAAAGGCCAGGTGCTCTATCACGGGGAGCCCCTGAAATATGATTCAAAGTCCCTGCGCGAAGTACGGAAAAATGTAGGTATTGTTTTCCAGAATTCCGATGATCAGATATTTGCGCCTACGATCTACCAGGATGTCGCTTTCGGACCTACTAACCTGGGTTATCCCAAAGAGAAGGTCGAAAAGATAGTCACTGATACTCTGGAGTATGTGGGGCTGACCCATCTCAGGAACAAACCTCCGCACCACCTCAGCGGAGGGCAGAAAAAGAGGGTTGCAATTGCCGGCATAGTCGCCATGGACCCGGAAGTTATCGTCCTTGATGAGCCACTTTCCAACCTTGATCCTGTGGGCGCGGATGAGGTAATGGACCTGCTAAACGAGCTAAATTATTTCGGAAAGACAATCGTGATTTCCACCCATAATGTTGATCTTGCATACAGCTGGGCAGATTATGTCTTCCTTATGAACAACCGCAAAGTAATCAGTGAAGGTGCTCCTGAGGAAATATTCAGGCAGACTGAGAATCTCAAGACAGCTTATCTCAAGAGGCCTGTTACGCTGGAGATATACGAGGAGATCAAAAAGAGAGGTCTTGCGAAAATAAAAAGCTGCCCTCGTGATATTCCAGACCTGGTGCAGACCCTGCGTCCTCAGCATCTGATGTGGGTCGATGTCCCTCCCGAGGTTAAGGAAGGGGATACTATAAACCTGGGGATACTTTACGGGGAATATGCTATGGATTCGATGTATGAGGCCATTAACTGTCGTGTGCTGCACATCCACGAAGACGGTCTTGCGATAGTCGAGATGGACAGAAAAGCTCTCAGGGCCGGCTCTATTGGTATCTATGACACTTCCAGATATTCTCATGATGAGCTGATACGTATTATTTCAAGGGATGGCATTGAATGCGTGGGTGCTATGGGTAAGAAAAGCAAACTTATAGCTGAAGAAAATGACCTCTACATTCATGTTACTTCCGGGGTGATCGACCGTTCGATACTTAATGCACTGTCAGGCCAAAGATGTCTTATTCTGACGCACGGTGGCATGGTGGACCATGCAATGGACAGGATAAAAAGCTATATGGAAAAAAGTGGAATAAATATTCCTGTAAGTGTTGCCAATCAGGTAACGGAAAAGCAGACAAATCATTTATAATGAAACACCTGCTGATCCAGGCAAATACCTCTCTTGATTATGCATCCGGGGGCTATACTCCCTACCGGTAATTTTTACAGCTATATTCTCGGAGAGCAAAAGTCATCCATTGAATAAAAATGTAATAGCAAGCATAATATATAGTGCAAATAAAAGAATTATGTATCTTTCTTTCATCAGATATTGACTTATTTTATAATTATATAAACGTTGTGTTTTATAAGTGCTGCTTGCTTATGGTACCTTCCCTCTTTAAAAATCTACAAGAGTGGACATCGTATACATATTGCGACTGCATTGCATATAGAAACCAATCTCATCTGCTTGGTTTCGTCCAATTCCTACGTAGCCCTGGATAATCTGGTGCTACTTTAGCACGTGCTTAGTACATACTTGCTCATAATGCTTATATAGATTATATCCTTCTATGTAGTATTAAGTAATACTAAAAGATTCTGGGCTTAAATAGTAGTATCATACGGGGATTAAAAATCATGGAATTATTGCCGCCGGGAATGAGTGTATTGTCTTCGGATCTTAACTTCTTGATAATTCTCTCTGCATTCCTCCTTGGTGCATTACATGCACTCGAACCAGGTCATGGAAAATCTATCATGGCAGTTTTTGTCATGGGTACGGATGCAGATCTAAAAGATGCTCTTCTCCTTGGACTTACAATAGTTATTTCTCATGTCATTGTAGTAATGGCATTGGGTGTTGCTTCCATTTATCTGGTCGAGGCCTTGAATGTCGATCTGACCCACGATATCATGAGCCTGGTCGGTGGGCTCATACTGATAGGTGTGGGAGTATGGATATTAAGGAAATTCTATCACCCCCATGAGCACACTATCGATACAAGGAAAGGGGTAATTGCAATAGGGCTTTCCACAGGGCTGATACCATGCCCGGCAGCGCTTGCGATATTGCTCTTCAGCATATCCAATGATCAGGTATATAACGGTCTTTTCTATGTGCTCGTATTCAGCGCCGGTCTGGCAATATCTATAACTCTCCTCTCGATAGTATTTGTTAAAGGAAAGGGTTTTATAGAGGGCTATGTAAGCAGCAAGAGCATCAGCAAGCTTCCCCTGGTCAGCGGTTCATTCATAATTATCATAGGGGTGCTGACACTGCTGCATCCGATACTGGAACACCTGGCACCGGGTATACATATCTGAAAAGGAGTGTTCAAATGCCCTCATAGGTTCTTTTCAACAGCAGTGCGTCGCCTTCATTGTCCGGGCTTTCACATATCAGAAGACCTTTCACCCTGAAGTCTTTCAATGCCTTCATAAGTTCTGCATATTGAAGGTCTGAATCCTCCAGATCGAGGTGGTTCTTCTCCCCCTTTTCTCCGTACTCTATCCCCGAAACATGCATGTGCATATCGCACAGGGCTTCTTTTCCGAGTGTTTCTTCAATCTTTGCAAGTACACGGCAGAATTCCTCTTCGGAGTTCTCAGCTCCGTTGCTCCTGGCATGCAGGTGTGCAAAATCAATACAAGGAAGCACTCCTTCTATCTCGCTGCTCAGTCTCAGTGTTTCATCCAGGGACCCGAACTGAGAGGGTTTGCCAGTTGTTTCTGGTCTCAGGACAACAGGTATGCTGTCGTCCTCAAGTCTTGCTGCCAGTGTTTTGAGAAGAGTTGAAACTCTCTCATGCACTTTCTCCGTGGTGTCCTCATGATAATATGCAGGATGGAATACGATGTTCCTTGCCCCGCACAGGCTCCCTGTCCTTGCGGCCGCATATATCCTTCCGATACTGGCATCTATTTTTTCGGGTTCAGCGGAGTTAAGGTTGATGTAATATGGCGCATGTACGCTCAAGGACACATCCAGTTTCTCTGCTTTTTCAAGAACGTTACTTGCACTTTTCTCGCCCATCTTTACTCCCCGGACAAATTCGAGCTCCATGCAGCCGAGTTTCACATCTCTGATCCTTTCTATTCCGCTGATACTTGTGCCCCTAAGGGAGCCTCTGGGGGTGCCTGCTGTTCCGAAAAGTAATCTGTCGGACTTTTTTCCGCTCATGCAAACCCGAGTTTTGCCTTCAGTTCCTTTTCTCTCTCGGGAGAAAGCTTGTTCCTGACAAGTTCCATGAACGAATCAACATCTTCCTCTTCCAGTGAACGGATATCTTCTTTCTCTTCCATGGCAAGTCCTACGAGATAATCAAGCTCGGTGGCATCAAGCCTTTCCAGCCTTTCCTTGAAATCCTCCGCAGACTGTGCTATCTTATGGGATATGGGTCTGAGGATGAAAGGGTAACTGTGTCCCATCTTGGAC
Encoded proteins:
- a CDS encoding cobalt transport binding protein; the encoded protein is MKLEYLVAIVVILFAAQFFYGVANNPDSEFGGADGEAADMIAEMNPDYEPWFGGIGFEPPGGETESLLFALQAAFGAVVIGYTIGYYKGKGEKN
- the cbiD gene encoding cobalt-precorrin-6A synthase, which produces MIDPVNKSKIPEEWLERSQMPRKELEEGIRSGMLVVLSNGSVLRRGYTTGTTAAIAAKAAVLSLGTDVTHVSVPTPVGLRAELNVKASKGHAVAVKINNDHESDITRGLEFAADAKEADGIVVNAGQGVGIVTRSGLESKKGQPAINPRPMEQIVASITEAVEELNLRGAEVTIYLPQGKEIAKQTLNNRIGIVDGISILGTTGFVEPWNDHLGEMKGDLIRESDKVVLTTGRIGIRYSTMLFPEYTVVLAGSRIDEALEAATGDVVICGLPGLVLKWGNPDMLKDSGFATVVEMLELDPGNERLRKAFEMAIEKGKGARIVVVDRDGTVLMDSGDGI
- a CDS encoding cobalamin biosynthesis protein CbiM, with amino-acid sequence MHIFEGFLPSPWWQIWFVVSIPVIMYGIYQMNKLVSQRREIVPLLAVAGAFIFVMSSLKLPSVTGSSSHPTGTGMAAILFGPAVTSVLSVIVLLYQSLFLAHGGLTTLGANVFSMGIAGPFVAYAFYKMASKAGMNFYLNVFLATAIANWVTYVITSLQLALAFPFEGSVFASFKMFALVFATTQVPLAIMEGALTALIMKYVVQVKSDVLVGLNVLTSSAATKLREAME
- a CDS encoding Endonuclease IV, with translation MSGKKSDRLLFGTAGTPRGSLRGTSISGIERIRDVKLGCMELEFVRGVKMGEKSASNVLEKAEKLDVSLSVHAPYYINLNSAEPEKIDASIGRIYAAARTGSLCGARNIVFHPAYYHEDTTEKVHERVSTLLKTLAARLEDDSIPVVLRPETTGKPSQFGSLDETLRLSSEIEGVLPCIDFAHLHARSNGAENSEEEFCRVLAKIEETLGKEALCDMHMHVSGIEYGEKGEKNHLDLEDSDLQYAELMKALKDFRVKGLLICESPDNEGDALLLKRTYEGI
- a CDS encoding high-affinity nickel-transporter; this encodes MELLPPGMSVLSSDLNFLIILSAFLLGALHALEPGHGKSIMAVFVMGTDADLKDALLLGLTIVISHVIVVMALGVASIYLVEALNVDLTHDIMSLVGGLILIGVGVWILRKFYHPHEHTIDTRKGVIAIGLSTGLIPCPAALAILLFSISNDQVYNGLFYVLVFSAGLAISITLLSIVFVKGKGFIEGYVSSKSISKLPLVSGSFIIIIGVLTLLHPILEHLAPGIHI
- a CDS encoding cobalt ABC transporter CbiQ, inner membrane subunit; its protein translation is MTHILDDYAVSSPLRYRNNWLKLAVVTFGILAGVSSNSPFVPLVIAVCMSFATVYFGKVPAGPYLRILAAPAGFVLVSAVIIAFFFGEGAKLFSFEVLGFTLGVGSTGLNMALLVLARTLGGMSCLLFLSLTTPMIELFSVLKATRIPDSFIEISMMMYRYIFVFLEVAMGVKYAQTVRLGYKDFRTSFRSVAMLGTNLFIRSWEQGEKLYVSMNSRCYDGKLTMLDEKRPVRLPDIVLTCGYFTLVLAVFYFTRGISFI
- the cbiE gene encoding cobalt-precorrin-6Y C(5)-methyltransferase, with the translated sequence MIIVGVGVGPKMLTQEAIDVISAAHVVYGSERAIGLARDHIKCEAHPIKSFKNLHLLPADAVVLSTGDPMFSGLGKFAGEHDRVVTGVSSIQASCARFHVEMSNLAMITAHGRDPAPAKEALIRELSMGKNIFLLPADNFGPAEVAGILKGMDIDAKICIYEDIGYPDERSAVGTVSEPPLNKSDVYCLMVVR
- the cbiO gene encoding cobalt transport ATP-binding protein, with protein sequence MVVLETKDLSYSYPDGTLALEDINIKIEKGKKIAFVGRNGSGKSTLFLALNGTHRPQKGQVLYHGEPLKYDSKSLREVRKNVGIVFQNSDDQIFAPTIYQDVAFGPTNLGYPKEKVEKIVTDTLEYVGLTHLRNKPPHHLSGGQKKRVAIAGIVAMDPEVIVLDEPLSNLDPVGADEVMDLLNELNYFGKTIVISTHNVDLAYSWADYVFLMNNRKVISEGAPEEIFRQTENLKTAYLKRPVTLEIYEEIKKRGLAKIKSCPRDIPDLVQTLRPQHLMWVDVPPEVKEGDTINLGILYGEYAMDSMYEAINCRVLHIHEDGLAIVEMDRKALRAGSIGIYDTSRYSHDELIRIISRDGIECVGAMGKKSKLIAEENDLYIHVTSGVIDRSILNALSGQRCLILTHGGMVDHAMDRIKSYMEKSGINIPVSVANQVTEKQTNHL